In Streptomyces sp. NBC_01426, one genomic interval encodes:
- a CDS encoding spore photoproduct lyase family protein: MAAQPHTGRPDEHTDDADALFALEDIDTGQERHRPADAGPLFRDSPAARRLLSVRAIHAEPAAAASPRGRQILARFPDAEVVPVASHWGIPELHGNEGNVDRWVRIKSETLVLGEKKTLTTRPNGRSADWIAPGPANGCAMACAYCYVPRRKGYANPITVFTNIERIIAHLSRHVARLGPKTEANQCDPTAWVYDIGENSDCSVDALISDNVADLVRSFARRPSAKASFATKFVNPDLLLLDPRGRTRVRFSVMPQGDSTLLDIRTSPVGDRIAAAADFLEAGYEVHFNLSPVVLRPDWERDWSLLLRHMDDVLPRAVKDQAAAEVIMLTHNEDLHDLNLGWHPRAEDALWRPDLQQPKRSQNGSLNVRYRNGVKAEAVETLRTLVAAHAPWLRIRYAF; encoded by the coding sequence ATGGCCGCCCAGCCGCACACGGGCCGACCGGACGAGCACACGGACGACGCGGACGCCCTGTTCGCCCTGGAGGACATCGACACGGGGCAGGAGAGGCACCGTCCGGCGGACGCGGGCCCGCTGTTCCGCGACTCCCCGGCCGCGCGCCGGCTGCTGTCCGTACGGGCCATCCACGCCGAGCCCGCTGCGGCCGCCTCCCCGCGCGGCAGGCAGATCCTCGCCCGCTTCCCGGACGCCGAGGTCGTTCCCGTCGCCTCGCACTGGGGGATCCCGGAGCTCCACGGGAACGAGGGGAACGTCGACCGCTGGGTCCGGATCAAGAGCGAGACCCTGGTCCTGGGGGAGAAGAAGACACTCACCACCCGTCCCAACGGCCGCTCGGCGGACTGGATCGCCCCCGGGCCGGCCAACGGCTGCGCCATGGCCTGTGCCTACTGCTACGTCCCGCGCCGCAAGGGCTACGCCAACCCGATCACCGTCTTCACCAACATCGAGCGCATCATCGCCCACCTCTCCCGGCACGTGGCGCGCCTCGGCCCCAAGACCGAGGCCAACCAGTGCGACCCGACCGCGTGGGTCTACGACATCGGCGAGAACAGCGACTGTTCCGTCGACGCCCTGATCAGCGACAACGTCGCCGACCTGGTCCGATCCTTCGCCCGCCGGCCATCCGCCAAAGCCTCCTTCGCCACCAAGTTCGTCAACCCGGACCTCCTCCTGCTGGACCCGCGCGGCCGTACCCGGGTGCGGTTCTCCGTCATGCCACAGGGGGACTCCACACTGCTCGACATCCGCACCAGCCCGGTGGGGGACCGGATCGCCGCGGCCGCCGACTTCCTCGAAGCCGGGTACGAGGTCCACTTCAACCTCTCACCCGTCGTCCTGCGCCCCGACTGGGAGCGGGACTGGTCCCTCCTGCTGCGGCACATGGACGACGTACTGCCCCGCGCGGTGAAGGACCAGGCGGCCGCGGAGGTGATCATGCTGACGCACAACGAGGACCTGCACGACCTCAACCTCGGCTGGCACCCGCGCGCCGAGGACGCCCTGTGGCGGCCGGACCTCCAGCAGCCCAAACGCTCCCAGAACGGCAGCCTGAACGTCCGCTACCGCAACGGCGTCAAGGCCGAGGCCGTCGAGACCCTGCGCACGCTCGTCGCCGCCCACGCCCCGTGGCTGAGGATCCGGTACGCGTTCTGA
- a CDS encoding serine hydrolase domain-containing protein produces MSAAVRIQHSSGDWESVISLFQELVDTRREPGGSLAVWRDGAASLVVHGGSADLAREVPWSADTLVQVFSTGKPLVALAALQAVADGSLGLDDPVTAHWPAYRDTPDHPTTLRMILSHRSGKHTFSPAAAGLDPRDHAALVHDLEAMEPLTVPGRAIAEHASTYGHLVDGLLAAVGAPSVRAYTEALSRALGVRLRFGVHSHELPLVAEPEPLGTAWTDPYLAHELGRAALLRPAGLLDPETLRSPSWQQAPFGAIGLITDATSLASLYDDLGRPDGHIAQALGRELWSELFKTAATGTDGFLRDTVRWSLGFRIDDNGEPGMGGIGGSCAWYSPAHGYSLGYVTRGLHTHDRVTLLADAVEAALRGENGARAAREGGAS; encoded by the coding sequence ATGTCGGCAGCCGTTCGCATCCAACACTCCAGCGGCGACTGGGAGTCGGTCATCTCGCTCTTCCAGGAGCTCGTCGACACGCGACGCGAGCCCGGTGGCTCACTGGCGGTCTGGCGCGACGGGGCTGCCAGCCTCGTCGTGCACGGCGGCAGCGCCGATCTCGCACGAGAAGTCCCCTGGAGCGCGGACACCCTCGTCCAGGTCTTCTCCACCGGGAAACCGCTGGTCGCGCTCGCCGCCCTGCAAGCCGTCGCCGACGGCAGCCTCGGCCTCGACGACCCCGTCACCGCGCACTGGCCCGCCTACCGGGACACTCCGGACCATCCCACGACGCTGCGCATGATCCTCAGCCACCGGTCCGGCAAGCACACCTTCTCACCCGCCGCCGCCGGGCTCGACCCCCGTGACCACGCCGCGCTCGTGCACGACCTGGAGGCCATGGAACCGTTGACCGTGCCGGGTCGGGCCATCGCGGAACACGCCTCCACCTACGGCCACCTCGTCGACGGGCTTCTCGCCGCCGTCGGCGCCCCTTCGGTCCGCGCGTACACGGAAGCCCTGTCGCGCGCCCTCGGCGTACGCCTCAGATTCGGCGTCCACTCCCACGAACTCCCCCTGGTCGCCGAACCCGAGCCCCTGGGAACCGCATGGACGGACCCCTATCTCGCGCACGAGCTCGGCCGCGCCGCCCTCCTGCGCCCCGCCGGCCTCCTCGATCCCGAGACCCTGCGCAGCCCGTCCTGGCAGCAGGCGCCCTTCGGCGCGATCGGGCTCATCACCGACGCCACCTCGCTCGCGAGCCTCTACGACGACCTCGGCCGACCCGACGGCCACATCGCCCAGGCCCTGGGCCGGGAGCTCTGGTCCGAACTGTTCAAGACCGCCGCCACCGGCACCGACGGCTTCCTGCGCGACACCGTCCGCTGGTCCCTCGGCTTCCGGATCGACGACAACGGCGAACCGGGCATGGGCGGCATCGGCGGCAGCTGCGCCTGGTACTCCCCCGCTCACGGCTACTCGCTCGGCTACGTCACGCGCGGTCTGCACACCCACGACCGCGTGACCCTGCTGGCCGACGCCGTCGAAGCCGCACTCCGCGGGGAGAACGGCGCCCGTGCCGCCCGGGAGGGCGGGGCGAGCTGA
- a CDS encoding ArsR/SmtB family transcription factor — translation MIQLRLGPDDLARIRFALSPLEELVHSVPVLTGSGQHMVHRPWRAKALSAVAGIDLRVLADLTRGPRFVADFLAVPPEAMTGRFGDELDALATTPADDVVRSLEELRTGQGLPESLRPLHEHPERELSRLVATMTLYWRAAIEPVWPRLRSLGDADVAHRARQLTSGGLDRVFADLHPEVTYASGVLNIDKPHHNAVRAASGAGLLLVPCVFAWPRLLVLHNAPQQPTLTYSPRGIGQLWSARDDARSQPLAELMGRSRAALLVHLDLPVSTTQLAAYVGVSSAAVSQHLAVLRRCGLVTSHRSGRWMLHQRTALATELLQPAEEPKSR, via the coding sequence GTGATCCAGCTTCGGTTGGGGCCGGACGACCTGGCCCGCATACGGTTCGCCCTGTCTCCCCTGGAGGAGCTGGTACACAGCGTTCCGGTACTGACCGGGAGTGGGCAGCACATGGTGCACCGGCCCTGGCGGGCCAAAGCGCTCTCGGCGGTCGCAGGCATCGATCTCCGTGTACTCGCGGATCTCACCCGGGGGCCGCGCTTCGTGGCCGACTTCCTCGCGGTCCCGCCCGAGGCGATGACCGGGCGGTTCGGCGACGAACTCGACGCGCTGGCGACCACCCCCGCCGACGACGTGGTCCGTTCACTGGAGGAGCTGAGAACCGGGCAGGGCCTGCCGGAGTCACTGCGCCCGCTCCACGAACACCCCGAGCGGGAGCTGTCCCGGCTCGTCGCGACGATGACGCTGTACTGGCGCGCGGCGATCGAACCGGTGTGGCCGCGATTACGCTCCCTCGGCGACGCCGATGTAGCCCACCGCGCCCGGCAGCTCACCTCAGGTGGACTGGACAGGGTCTTCGCGGACCTCCACCCCGAAGTCACCTACGCCTCCGGGGTGTTGAACATCGACAAACCTCACCACAACGCGGTGCGGGCCGCGTCCGGGGCCGGATTGCTCCTGGTCCCCTGCGTCTTCGCCTGGCCCCGACTCCTGGTCCTGCACAACGCACCGCAGCAACCGACACTGACCTACTCACCGCGAGGCATCGGCCAGTTGTGGTCAGCCCGGGACGACGCCCGGTCGCAGCCGCTGGCCGAGCTGATGGGCCGCAGCAGGGCGGCTCTGCTGGTCCATCTCGACCTGCCCGTGTCCACCACGCAACTCGCCGCCTACGTCGGGGTGAGCAGCGCCGCCGTCAGCCAGCACCTGGCCGTTCTGCGCCGGTGCGGCCTCGTCACCTCCCATCGCTCGGGCCGGTGGATGCTGCACCAGCGAACCGCCCTCGCGACGGAGCTCCTCCAGCCCGCCGAGGAGCCGAAGTCCCGATGA
- a CDS encoding STAS domain-containing protein, giving the protein MDDAQDPFPPVGLESEEQHVVIRVGGEMDLDRAPMLRDALHAVITRPGCPAEIVVDLSELTFCDSSGLNALIQSRRTAQDHGRHISLRAPSPQILHLLELTGTENLFPLTDT; this is encoded by the coding sequence ATGGATGATGCGCAGGACCCCTTCCCGCCCGTGGGGTTGGAGAGTGAAGAGCAGCACGTCGTCATCAGGGTCGGGGGTGAGATGGACCTGGATCGGGCGCCCATGCTGCGGGACGCCCTTCACGCGGTGATCACCCGGCCCGGCTGTCCGGCCGAGATCGTCGTGGATCTGAGCGAACTCACCTTCTGTGACTCATCCGGCCTCAATGCCCTCATCCAGTCCCGGCGCACCGCCCAGGACCACGGCCGGCACATCAGCCTGCGGGCCCCTTCCCCGCAGATCCTCCACCTGTTGGAACTCACGGGTACCGAGAACCTGTTCCCCCTCACGGACACGTGA
- a CDS encoding ABC transporter substrate-binding protein gives MNRRRLSAAALAATLVLTGAAGCSGKAKPSAGTGGDKPAAGGVKAGAGVSDTTIRLGALTDMTGVYASLGKSVTQAQQLWVKQTNVAGGICGRRIELTVRDHGYDPQKALAAYTELEPSVLGFTQFIGSPFVAAVKQRIDGQDKGLVIPQAWSASLLGSPYVRTVGATYDVETINAVGFLLDRKRIASGDRIGHVYFEGDYGENALTGAKAAAKEAGLTVVEQKIKPTDNDMTAQVAALKQAGVKAVVVSAGPRQAASLVGVAAAGGWNVPIIGNNSAFSPQLLATPAGAALQKDYYVASSALPIGSTEAGPAALASAYKAEYPGSGLDNGVVAGFTAGALYGEVLKKACAAKDLTREGVRAALLSLKSYDNGFGITHDFSDPKAPSTRQSVIMKPDAAVPGGMKVVKEAAAAPAAKTFTPAV, from the coding sequence GTGAACAGAAGAAGGCTCTCCGCCGCGGCCCTGGCGGCCACCCTCGTCCTGACCGGCGCCGCCGGATGCAGCGGCAAGGCCAAGCCCTCCGCGGGCACGGGCGGGGACAAGCCCGCCGCGGGCGGGGTCAAGGCCGGGGCCGGGGTCAGCGACACGACCATCCGCCTCGGCGCGCTCACCGACATGACCGGTGTCTACGCCTCGCTCGGCAAGAGCGTCACCCAGGCCCAACAGTTGTGGGTGAAGCAGACCAACGTGGCCGGCGGCATCTGCGGGCGCAGGATCGAGCTGACGGTGCGCGACCACGGCTACGACCCCCAGAAGGCCCTCGCGGCCTACACCGAGCTGGAGCCCTCGGTGCTGGGCTTCACCCAGTTCATCGGCTCCCCGTTCGTCGCCGCCGTCAAGCAGCGGATCGACGGCCAGGACAAGGGCCTGGTCATCCCGCAGGCCTGGTCCGCCTCGCTGCTGGGCAGTCCGTACGTCCGTACCGTGGGCGCGACGTACGACGTGGAGACCATCAACGCCGTCGGCTTCCTCCTCGACCGGAAGCGGATCGCCTCGGGCGACAGGATCGGGCACGTCTACTTCGAGGGCGACTACGGCGAGAACGCGCTGACGGGGGCCAAGGCAGCTGCCAAGGAGGCAGGGTTGACCGTCGTCGAGCAGAAGATCAAGCCGACGGACAATGACATGACGGCCCAGGTCGCCGCACTCAAGCAGGCAGGGGTCAAGGCCGTGGTGGTCAGCGCCGGCCCCCGCCAGGCCGCCTCGCTCGTCGGAGTCGCCGCGGCCGGCGGCTGGAACGTGCCGATCATCGGCAACAACTCGGCCTTCTCCCCGCAACTCCTGGCCACCCCGGCGGGCGCGGCCCTCCAGAAGGACTACTACGTGGCCTCCTCCGCCCTGCCGATCGGCTCCACGGAGGCGGGCCCGGCCGCCCTGGCGTCCGCGTACAAGGCGGAGTACCCGGGCTCGGGGCTCGACAACGGTGTGGTGGCGGGCTTCACCGCCGGGGCCCTGTACGGCGAGGTGCTGAAGAAGGCCTGCGCCGCCAAGGACCTGACGCGCGAGGGCGTCCGCGCCGCGCTGCTGAGCCTGAAGTCCTACGACAACGGCTTCGGGATCACCCACGACTTCTCGGACCCGAAGGCCCCCTCCACCCGACAGAGCGTGATCATGAAGCCCGACGCGGCGGTGCCGGGTGGCATGAAGGTGGTGAAGGAAGCGGCGGCGGCGCCCGCCGCGAAGACGTTCACGCCCGCCGTCTGA
- a CDS encoding branched-chain amino acid ABC transporter permease, protein MSDTRSPVRPAEAAPPGAAARPRPLAARNVSVAAAVPVLLALPFYLDPFWLQAGLFAIAAAIGAIGLNLLTGATGQLSMGHAFFLAVGAYGYCALAGDGGTADGHTLVGLGLPSWFAAVLAVVLAGAAGGLFSPIAGRLRGAYLGIATLALIFIGQHVLFNATGLTGGFNGRAVEPLSLLGFTFDDTETVIAAVPFHSAEKLWYVALAALLGGALFARGVLRGRPGRAMNALRDHSTAAGVMGVAVARYRAAVFVLSSMYAGLAGVLLALVFQRTVPDHFGMVLSLEYLAMIVIGGLGTVAGAVVGAVFVSLLPQLLTRYGDALPLVSSPGSGGVSPGEASRYLYGAAVVVVVLFLPGGLTGLARIVRTRTTPSKERT, encoded by the coding sequence GTGTCTGACACCCGCAGCCCCGTGCGGCCCGCCGAGGCCGCACCACCCGGGGCGGCAGCCCGGCCGCGGCCGCTCGCCGCCCGGAACGTGTCGGTGGCGGCCGCGGTTCCGGTCCTCCTCGCGTTGCCGTTCTACCTCGACCCGTTCTGGCTGCAGGCAGGTCTGTTCGCCATCGCCGCCGCCATCGGGGCCATCGGCTTGAACCTGCTCACCGGGGCCACCGGTCAGTTGTCGATGGGGCACGCCTTCTTCCTCGCCGTCGGCGCGTACGGGTACTGCGCGCTCGCCGGGGACGGCGGTACGGCGGACGGCCACACCTTGGTCGGCCTCGGCCTGCCGAGCTGGTTCGCCGCGGTGCTGGCCGTCGTCCTCGCCGGGGCGGCGGGCGGTCTCTTCAGCCCCATCGCCGGCCGCCTGCGCGGCGCGTACCTGGGCATCGCCACCCTCGCGCTGATCTTCATCGGCCAGCATGTGCTGTTCAACGCCACCGGCCTCACCGGCGGATTCAACGGCCGTGCCGTGGAGCCGCTCTCCCTCCTCGGGTTCACCTTCGACGACACCGAGACCGTCATCGCCGCCGTCCCCTTCCACTCCGCCGAGAAGCTCTGGTACGTGGCGCTGGCCGCCCTCCTCGGCGGCGCCCTGTTCGCACGCGGGGTCCTGCGGGGCCGGCCCGGCCGCGCCATGAACGCCCTGCGCGATCACAGCACCGCCGCGGGGGTGATGGGCGTGGCGGTCGCCCGCTACCGGGCCGCCGTCTTCGTCCTGTCGTCCATGTACGCGGGGCTGGCCGGTGTACTGCTCGCCCTGGTCTTCCAGCGCACCGTCCCCGACCACTTCGGGATGGTGCTGTCCCTGGAGTACCTCGCCATGATCGTGATCGGTGGTCTGGGCACGGTCGCGGGCGCCGTCGTCGGCGCCGTCTTCGTCTCCCTGCTCCCCCAGCTGCTCACCCGCTACGGCGACGCCCTCCCGCTGGTGTCCTCCCCCGGGTCGGGCGGTGTCTCGCCGGGCGAGGCCTCCCGCTACCTCTACGGCGCGGCGGTCGTCGTGGTGGTGCTGTTCCTGCCCGGCGGCCTCACCGGCCTCGCTCGAATCGTCCGGACCCGCACCACACCCTCGAAGGAGCGAACGTGA
- a CDS encoding branched-chain amino acid ABC transporter permease, which translates to MTTFLELLLGGLSIGSVYALIALGFVVIFKATEVVNFAHASLLLAGGYVTATLHDELGFWGALLAGTLSAAAVGAAIEFLVMRRYRGQDQSVLAIVTIGVDILLITDLTRRIGTDVLSLGDPWGDRVVHLGPVTVPQTRIAAILAAGLLITVFLLVFRHTSWGVAMRAAAERPETAALMGVRLGRVSLAAWAVAGALAAVAALFLTVFPTPGLERATSLAALKAFPAAILGGLDSTSGALAGGLIVGVTEALATGYQSQLAFLGRGIGDLAPYLVMVVVLLIRPAGLLGTKELTRV; encoded by the coding sequence ATGACCACCTTCCTCGAACTGCTCCTCGGCGGGCTCTCCATCGGCTCCGTCTACGCGCTGATCGCCCTCGGCTTCGTGGTCATCTTCAAGGCGACCGAGGTGGTCAACTTCGCCCACGCCTCCCTGCTGCTCGCCGGCGGGTACGTCACCGCGACCCTGCACGACGAGCTCGGATTCTGGGGCGCCCTCCTCGCGGGCACCCTTTCGGCCGCGGCGGTGGGGGCGGCCATCGAGTTCCTGGTGATGCGGCGCTACCGGGGCCAGGACCAGAGTGTCCTGGCGATCGTCACCATCGGCGTCGACATCCTCCTCATCACCGACCTCACCCGGCGCATCGGTACCGACGTGCTGTCGCTCGGCGATCCGTGGGGTGACCGCGTCGTCCACCTCGGCCCGGTGACGGTGCCTCAGACCCGGATCGCCGCCATCCTGGCCGCCGGCCTGCTGATCACCGTCTTCCTGCTCGTGTTCCGGCACACCTCCTGGGGCGTGGCCATGCGCGCCGCCGCCGAACGGCCCGAGACGGCCGCGCTGATGGGCGTACGGCTGGGTCGGGTGTCGCTCGCGGCGTGGGCGGTTGCCGGGGCGCTGGCCGCCGTGGCCGCTCTCTTCCTGACCGTCTTTCCCACGCCCGGTCTGGAGCGGGCCACCTCCCTCGCCGCCCTCAAGGCTTTCCCGGCCGCGATCCTCGGCGGCCTCGACTCCACTTCCGGCGCCCTGGCCGGGGGGCTGATCGTCGGAGTCACCGAGGCGCTGGCCACCGGCTACCAGAGTCAGTTGGCCTTCCTGGGCCGCGGCATCGGCGACCTGGCTCCGTACCTGGTGATGGTCGTGGTCCTGCTGATCCGTCCCGCCGGACTCCTCGGCACGAAGGAGCTCACCCGTGTCTGA
- a CDS encoding ABC transporter ATP-binding protein: protein MVRVSSPWSPPPALTVTDVTVRFSGLTALDSVSFTVEPGSVHAVIGPNGAGKSTCFNVLSGVYRAAGGSVRFGDAELTGLAPHAVACLGVARTFQNLALPPHTTVADSLLLGRHRLMRSGFLAAGLRLPAAVREERRHRERVREIAEFIGLEGDLAAPAGSLPYGKQKLVELARALCMEPRLLLLDEPVAGMTADERQRTASVIEGVREGLGISIVLVEHDMGVVMRLADAVTVLDFGRRIGGGTPAQVQNDPAVVRAYLGEEEPAV, encoded by the coding sequence GTGGTCCGCGTGAGCTCGCCCTGGTCCCCTCCCCCCGCGCTCACCGTCACCGACGTCACCGTCCGCTTCTCCGGTCTCACCGCGCTCGACTCCGTCTCCTTCACGGTGGAGCCGGGCAGCGTCCACGCGGTCATCGGCCCCAACGGGGCGGGCAAGTCCACCTGCTTCAACGTGCTGTCCGGGGTGTACCGGGCCGCCGGCGGCAGCGTCCGGTTCGGGGACGCCGAGCTCACCGGCCTCGCCCCGCACGCCGTCGCGTGTCTCGGGGTCGCCCGTACCTTCCAGAACCTGGCGCTGCCCCCGCACACCACCGTCGCGGACAGTCTCCTGCTGGGCCGCCACCGGCTGATGCGATCCGGGTTCCTGGCCGCCGGACTGCGGCTGCCCGCCGCCGTGCGCGAGGAGCGCCGGCACCGCGAACGGGTGCGGGAGATCGCCGAGTTCATCGGTCTGGAGGGTGACCTGGCGGCGCCCGCGGGTTCCCTCCCGTACGGAAAGCAGAAGCTCGTCGAGCTGGCCCGGGCGCTGTGCATGGAGCCCAGGCTGCTGCTCCTCGACGAACCCGTCGCCGGCATGACCGCGGACGAGAGGCAGCGCACCGCCTCGGTCATAGAGGGCGTCCGGGAGGGTCTCGGCATCTCGATCGTGCTGGTCGAACACGACATGGGGGTGGTGATGCGGCTCGCGGACGCGGTGACCGTACTCGACTTCGGCAGGCGCATCGGCGGCGGGACTCCCGCCCAGGTGCAGAACGATCCCGCGGTGGTCCGCGCGTACCTCGGAGAGGAGGAACCGGCCGTATGA
- a CDS encoding ABC transporter ATP-binding protein — protein sequence MGSLQVRALSVGYGPVRALRSVSLDVPAGAVVVVLGGNGAGKSTLLRAVSRTLGFHRGAVTGGSISFDGRPLDGLGPDRVVAAGVVQVPEGRQVFTRMTVADNLRAGALGGRAGARADTARSLARVHELFPVLARRARQRAGLLSGGEQQMLALGRALMARPRLLLLDEPTLGLAPRMAATIAETITEINASGASVLLVEQNAALALRLSSHAYVLEVGEVTLDGPAAELAASDEVRRRYLGITDEADADGADPVPAPTGVRRELRRWSA from the coding sequence GTGGGTTCGCTACAGGTGCGCGCGCTGTCCGTCGGCTACGGGCCGGTCCGGGCCCTGCGCTCCGTATCGCTCGACGTGCCCGCCGGCGCGGTGGTCGTCGTACTCGGCGGGAACGGCGCCGGGAAGTCCACGTTGCTGCGCGCGGTGTCCCGGACGCTCGGCTTCCACCGGGGCGCGGTGACGGGCGGGAGCATCAGTTTCGACGGCCGGCCGCTGGACGGGCTCGGTCCGGACCGGGTGGTCGCGGCGGGAGTGGTGCAGGTGCCCGAGGGACGGCAGGTGTTCACCCGGATGACCGTCGCGGACAACCTGCGGGCCGGGGCCCTGGGTGGCCGCGCGGGGGCCCGGGCCGACACCGCCCGCTCCCTGGCCCGGGTGCACGAGCTGTTTCCCGTACTGGCGCGGCGGGCGCGGCAGCGTGCCGGGCTGCTGTCCGGCGGCGAGCAGCAGATGCTGGCCCTGGGCCGGGCCCTGATGGCCCGCCCCCGGCTGCTGCTGCTCGACGAGCCCACCCTCGGGCTGGCGCCCAGGATGGCCGCGACCATCGCGGAGACCATCACGGAGATCAACGCCTCGGGCGCCTCGGTCCTCCTCGTCGAGCAGAACGCCGCCTTGGCGCTGCGCCTGTCCTCGCACGCCTACGTCCTTGAGGTCGGCGAGGTGACCCTCGACGGCCCGGCCGCCGAACTGGCCGCCTCGGACGAGGTGCGCCGTCGCTACCTCGGCATCACGGACGAGGCCGATGCCGACGGGGCCGATCCCGTACCGGCGCCCACCGGGGTACGCCGGGAACTGCGCAGGTGGTCCGCGTGA
- a CDS encoding PucR family transcriptional regulator has protein sequence MGGRRTRTEEEWSVLLSAADVLIADIPGLTDQLIEDLARHSPLFDLAVPRDEHWQQVSEAMHYGIEAFAARRSAPRKDLVYAEELGRRRAEQGLPLDLLLYAYRRAGRLTWDALLDTVTEKEPEALPVLARAAGAMWAGIEQQATATAEAYRTAEVEMRRRSDERVQALLDALLEGDTAPALAAQVALALDLPEHGRYAVVVLPADRGDSVHRVAAAGGMRLFWRMRTERELAVVALGDSSPADLAAELADRCPGPGGISPAVDGLAELGRARRLAETALRTCGQEERTLVRLADRLPTALVVRQPELAAELVQAVLGPLLDLDPADRSMLLETLDAWLAAEGSAGRAASRLYCHRNTVFNRLRRLEHLTSKSLSRPRDLIALTLARDAYRLSGG, from the coding sequence ATGGGTGGACGCAGAACACGCACGGAAGAGGAATGGTCGGTCCTGCTGTCGGCGGCGGACGTACTGATCGCCGACATCCCCGGACTCACCGACCAACTGATCGAGGACCTGGCGAGGCACTCGCCCCTGTTCGACCTGGCCGTTCCGCGGGACGAGCACTGGCAGCAGGTCAGCGAGGCCATGCACTACGGGATCGAGGCCTTCGCCGCACGACGGTCCGCCCCGCGCAAGGACCTCGTGTACGCCGAGGAGCTGGGCCGCCGCCGGGCCGAACAGGGTCTGCCGCTGGACCTGCTGCTCTACGCGTACCGCAGGGCCGGGCGCCTCACCTGGGACGCGCTGCTGGACACCGTCACCGAGAAGGAGCCGGAGGCCCTGCCGGTACTGGCCCGCGCGGCCGGGGCCATGTGGGCGGGGATCGAGCAGCAGGCGACCGCGACCGCCGAGGCGTACCGCACCGCGGAAGTGGAGATGCGCAGGCGCAGCGACGAGCGCGTACAGGCCCTGCTGGACGCGCTGCTGGAGGGGGACACCGCCCCGGCCCTGGCCGCCCAGGTGGCGCTCGCCCTGGACCTGCCGGAGCACGGGCGCTACGCCGTGGTGGTGCTGCCGGCGGACCGGGGAGACTCGGTGCACCGGGTGGCGGCGGCGGGCGGGATGCGCCTGTTCTGGCGGATGCGTACGGAACGGGAGTTGGCCGTGGTGGCGTTGGGCGACTCCTCGCCGGCCGACCTCGCGGCGGAACTCGCGGACCGCTGTCCGGGGCCGGGCGGCATCAGCCCGGCGGTGGACGGACTGGCCGAACTGGGCCGGGCCCGAAGACTGGCCGAAACGGCGCTGCGGACCTGCGGGCAGGAAGAGCGGACGCTGGTCCGACTGGCCGACCGGCTGCCCACGGCGCTGGTGGTGCGCCAGCCCGAACTCGCGGCGGAACTGGTCCAGGCGGTGCTCGGCCCCCTGCTGGACCTGGACCCGGCGGACCGGTCGATGCTGCTGGAGACCCTCGACGCCTGGCTGGCGGCGGAGGGCTCGGCGGGTCGTGCGGCGAGCCGCCTCTACTGCCACCGCAACACGGTCTTCAACCGCCTGCGCCGACTGGAGCACTTGACGTCGAAATCGCTCTCCCGCCCCCGCGACCTGATCGCGCTGACCCTGGCGCGGGACGCGTACCGCCTGTCGGGCGGCTGA